tggaggaattcaagtatcttggggtcttgttcacgagtaagggaagaatggaacgggagatcgacaggcggatcggtgcagcgtctgcagtgatgcggactttgtatcggtccgttgtggtaaagaaagagcgaagctctcaatttaccggtcgatcttcgttcctaccctcacctatggtcatgagctgtgggtcgtgaccgaaagaccaagatcccggatacaagcggccgaaatgagtttcctccgcggggtgtccgggctctctcttagagatagggtgagaagctcggtcatccgggaggatctcagagtagagccgctgctcctccgcattgagaggagccagatgaggtggcttggggcATCTGAtacggatgcctcccggacgcctccctggtgaggtgttccgggcatgtcccaccgggaggagaccccggggacgacccaggacactctggagagactacatccttcggctggcctgggaacacctcgggatccccccggaagagctggatgaagtggctggggagagggaagtctgggcgtccctgctgaagctactgcccccgcgacccgacccggataagcagttgggaatggatggatggatggatagttggagctgctctagtacaacaacagtcaattgacagaacacttttgtgacataaagacattgagggaaaaaaaaacagtcactgagcagtaaagggttgctaattattatttttctttaaatttgtcAAATTTTTTCTGCATTGTTCATTTAGAATCAAATTTGATCCAAAGACTGACCATTGTGATGTTCACGTACGAACCGAATTTAACATTGAACTGTGGGACTGGGACAGAGCTGCATTGGTTAACtagttttgttgtcattttacatttgtatcaGTTTCACACAGagcaagacaaagaaaaatgcacaaaGGGGAAGAGCCGTGGAATCCTGCTGCTCATTGAGGCCATGAACTACAAAGCAATACGTGCCCCATCATCAATACATCCGAAAAAGCTGATTAGTCACTAGGTTGCTTTTGATGAAAACGAGTAAAACAGGATGGAAAGTCGCCAACACTATTAGAGAATAAGATTCAAGTAATGGAAAATGTTCACTCTAGAGAGAAAGTGGGTGGCTCTTAAAAGAGCCGTTGTTGTTGGACGCAACCGAATCGGCTCACTTGGAGCTGGTGTACTTGGTGACGGCCTTGGTGCCCTCGGACACGGCGTGCTTGGCCAGCTCGCCGGGTAGCAGGAGGCGGACTGCGGTCTGGATCTCCCTGGACGTGATGGTGGAGCGCTTGTTATAGTGAGCCAGGCGAGAAGCTTCGGAGGCGATGCGCTCGAAGATGTCGTTGACGAACGAGTTCATGATGCTCATGGCCTTGGACGAGATGCCAGTGTCGGGGTGGACCTGCTTGAGGACCTTGTACACGTAGATAGCGTAGCTCTCCTTCCTTCCCCGCCTTCTCTTGCCCTTGCCGGGCTTGCTGGCAGTCTTGGTGACCGCTTTCTTGGAACCCTTCTTGGGTGCTGGTTTCGCTGGCTCAGGCATAATGGCGATAGACAGCGAACCTTCAGTGGTAAATTTCAGTACGAGGGGAGAGCCAGCCTTTTATAACGCGCTCACGCAAATAAAGCTGTGCCATCGCGACTTTCTGATTGGCTAACTGTGCCAGAGCCCTTCTTTGATTGGCTTACAAGCGTGCACTGCTTTTCACCCATTTGTGGGGTCACGTCATGCGAATAGAACTACGCCAGCGCCAcgttctgattggctgacacaaCTAGCTTgaccttttcctttttttttcttcgtgttGGTGACATTCAAATAGACTGCGCCAACGCCACCCTCTGATTGGCTCACAGCACTAACTTGACcttttactttttcttcttcgtaTTTACGACGTGCAAATAAGACCGCGCCAGCGCCCCTCTTTGCGTGACCCACGTTTTATttagtgtgggttttttttctacgttttttacatttctttatttaaatacacaacagaGGTTTCTGCGGCACACGTCATTCGGATTTCACAAATCTAGGAGATGTAAAGGAATCGAAATGCCGTTTTTAATATTTCTTGtaacaataacacaggttaaaaacgtatatataaaatataacaaatttTGAATAAATTTACTATGCTAACAGTGAGTAGTTCGACAGCAGTATCGTACagcatttaaatgtttattttttttattacttgcAGTTTCATAACGATATTATCATTGTTGTCATTAttatactttaaaaataaaaacacattaaaataaatactatagGGTGTCCATAAAAAATCTgtttacaatttcaaaaaatataataGCAATTGGTGACATGTTCATCAGATTTGTTCTACGAATTCAGCAATGGAAATTTTGAGCTACGCTGTTAAATAAGGCGTTTTATTAAATAAACCACTccggaaaaaacaaaaaacaaaaatgctactCCTCAAAGAAGGCACAATATGCATCGTGGTATCGCCAGGGACAGTGTTGGACAATTTTCTAACAAACATTTGTGTAATTATTtgtgtatgtaatatatatattcttctgTGCATACAAATATCTTGAAAGATTAAATCAGACATACAGACGGACATTTGAAACAAATAAGTCCCTTTATTTGTCACATGGCGTCCTCAGTTATTGGACATCTGAGACGGTCCACTATTGCAGTATCGACACTtaatacaaacactcaacagtACTCAAGCGGTTGCGTCTCTATTTTTGTCCGGCAACATCGGCAGCTTCAGCGAGCCTCCTGATTGGCTATCGTTCTATTTCCGTcggaaatattgaacaggtttaacgtTAACGATTGTCGGACCCAAACCCGAGGGAAAACGATTACTCCACACACCGCAAGATAATCGATTGAGGATCAGCTTTTAGAGACATCAATCTCTGTTTACTTAGtttgagggcaaaaaaaaatcatcccgaTTATCGGTGTGTGTACCCCGATTCTTAACCCGGTTGTTCCCCAGCTCGTTGTGGGGTTGAAGCGGACCCCCAAATTTGCAAATGAGACGCCACGTCGCCGGTAGGTAAGGCCAATATGAAGTTTAGCACCCGAGACTCAATGGCCACTAGGGGTTGAACGAGTTACGATTTTTTTCTAGTCGATTCGATGACGACATCGCTGATAATTTGTCAGCACAGTAAAACGGTTCCCAGCCTTTTTTGCACCTGGTTTCCTGTCAAGACATATTTCAACGGACCGacatatacaaaaataataataattaaacaattaaaaatccaACTCGCCATTACCTGAACGTAGTTGTAATTAGCTTGCATGTTTCTGTTCAACGTGGTAGCCGGTCTCATCTTGGGTTCCGTAGCGTAGCGCGTTGGAAGACGCGACATTGTAGCCGAGTTTAACAGCCAAGACTCACTGGCCACGAATTTGGTGACCTGGGCCCTCAGTCGTGATTTCCCCGAATCAATCCACCTCTTCGTAGCACCGGTATCACATCAACGCAATTGTacaaaccatcaatactatgcAATAACGCAATACAACAGCTAGCAGCAGTGCCACGCACATCATCCAATTAATATTGATCTAATAACACGATGACAACCAAAAATTTTTTACTTACATTagacataaaaaatacaaatacagtacactcaCCAGAAATgctttattattaaatatattaatggTCGCCGATCGCTACAGATGTGTTACGCTAGTCCAACTCggcttgctctgaccaaccaatcacagcGCCGAAAAGTCCTGACATCATTGAGGTCCGGCGCGCTGGAATTCATCTGAATTCTTACTGGCAACACACAGGAGGTTGAAATCTGATgggaggaaaaataaaagaatccacatacagtactggaagagactgttgggaataaataaatctattttCCTGGGGACAAATGATCACtgaggttgtaaatgtagtaaATGTGCGCTAGTGTAAAGTCCTTGCTTGCGCTGACCAGCGGCTACTATCAGACAACGCTCTGCCGCCGTCTCTGAAGTGCCAATTTGCCCGTAAGGCAGCGTGAAAGGGGCTCAGGCGTCCGAGTTGCCTCGATTCCTGCCGCTTCTCTCATTTGCCGCCGCTGTGGGCCCCGGCGCACTTATGCTTGCTCACCTGACACTTGAACGCGAAGCGCTTGGCACACGCGGCGCAGCTGAAGGGTTTCTCGCCGGTGTGGCGGCGCATGTGCGACATCACGGTGCCCTTCCGAGAGAAGCGCTCGCCGCAAACCGAGCACGGGAAGGGCTTCTCTCCGGTGTGCGTCCGCACGTGCAGCACCAGGGAGATGCGCTGACTGAAGCTGGTGTCGCACAGCGAGCAGGAGAAAGGCTTCACCCCCGTGTGAGTGCGCGAGTGCACCACTAAGTTCGAGCGCTGACGGAATGTTTTGCTGCACACCGGGCAGCAGAAGGGTTTCTCGCCC
The sequence above is a segment of the Phyllopteryx taeniolatus isolate TA_2022b chromosome 15, UOR_Ptae_1.2, whole genome shotgun sequence genome. Coding sequences within it:
- the LOC133490116 gene encoding histone H2B 1/2-like; the protein is MPEPAKPAPKKGSKKAVTKTASKPGKGKRRRGRKESYAIYVYKVLKQVHPDTGISSKAMSIMNSFVNDIFERIASEASRLAHYNKRSTITSREIQTAVRLLLPGELAKHAVSEGTKAVTKYTSSK